The DNA sequence TGGACCGGCCCGACATCTCCGGGTAGGTCCAGCGGTTCTCGGTGCCGTCCTCCTCGACGATCCACAACGCGAACCGCTCGGCGTTGTCCGGATCGTGGGCGATGACGTCGAACCAGTCGATCGCCCAGTTGAAGTGGTCGAACTCCGGCCAGGCGAAGTCGCGGTACGCCGTGTCGTAGTCCTCGCGGTGCTGCTGCAGGTAGTCCCGCGCCACACGGAACGCGTGGTGGACTTCCGAAGCGCCGTTGCTCACCCTGCTGCCTCCTTGGTCTATTCGCCCGTGAACTCCGGCTTTCGGCGCTCCATGAAGGCCTGCACCGCCTCGCCGAGGTCCTTGCTGGGCAGGAACGCCGAGTTCCACGCCGCGACGTACCGGAGGCCGTCGGCGACCTGGCGCTCGGTGTTCGCCGCCAGTACCTGCTTCGTACCCTGCACCACCAGCGGCGGGTTCGCAGCGATCTCGCCTGCCAGTTCCCGCGCGGCCTTCAGCAGCGCGTCCTGGTCCGGGTAGACGTCGTTGACGAGGCCGATCTTCTCGGCGCGGGCGGCGTCGATGTCCTTGCCGGTCAGCGCCAGCTCGCGGACGTGGCCCTCGCCGATGATCGGGGCGAGCCGCTGGAGGCTGCCGATGTCGGCGACGATGGCGACGCGCACCTCGCGGACGCTGAACTTGGCGTCCGCGCTGGCCAGCCGGATGTCCGCCGCGGTGACGACGTCGACGCCGCCGCCGATGCACCACCCGGAGACGGCCGCGATGACCGGTTTGCGGCATTCGGCGATGGAGCTGACGGCGGCCTGCAGCCGCCGGACCTCGGTGTGGAACTCGCTGCGCGGGCCGGCGAGCGCGTCGCCCGCCAGCAGCGGCGCCCAGCCGCCCATCATCGCCGGCAGGTCGAGGCCGTAGGAGAAGTGTGCCCCGCTGCCGGTCAGCACCACGGCCCTGACCTGCGGGTCCGCGTCGAGGGCCCCCATCACCAGCGGCAGCTCGCGCCAGAAGTCCGGGCCCATCGCGTTGCCCTTCGAAGGGCCGAGGAGCGTCACTTCGGCGACGTGGCCTTCGATGTCGACCTTGAGGGAGACGAGGCCGGGCAGATTGTCAGCGGTAGCGGTCATGAGGTCATCTTCACCCATGCCCGCGACCACCCGCCATTGGCACGGTGTCAATTGAACTGTGATCCTCGGCGGCCCGCCGCTGTGCCAACGTGGTCAGGGGATGCTTTCCTGGAGGAAGGTGACCACGACGCGGGGAGGACGGTGGGACATGAGCCCGGCCAGCAGCGCGACCCTGATCGAGCCGGAGCCCCCGGCCCCGCCCGCGCGGCGAGCGTCGCGGCCGATCGAGCTGACCGGCTCGTTCGACCACGAGGGGCACCGCCTCTGGTACACCGAGTTCGGCAGCGGCGACAAGGTCGTCGTCCTGACCCACGGCATCATGCTCACCCGCCGGATGCACGCGCCCCTGGCCCGGCGGCTGGCCCGCGCCGGGTTCCGGGTGGTCACCCTCGACCTGCTCGGCCACGGCGACTCGGACCGGCCGACCGAGTCGTGGCTGTACTCGATGCCGTCGTTCGCCGAGCAGACCCTGGCCCTGCTGGACCACCTGGAGGTCTCCTCCGCCGTGATCGGCGGGACCTCGCTGGGGGCGAACGTCTCCCTGGAGGTCGCGGTGTCGGCGCCCGAGCGGTGCCTCGGGCTGATCGTCGAGATGCCGGTATTGGACAACGCGATCGTCGCGGGGCTGGTCACGTTCGCCCCGCTGCTGATGGCCGCCCGGTTCCTGCCGGTGACGGTGCAGGCGGTGGCGCTCGCGGCGTCCCTGGTCCCGCACGGCAACCAGTGGGTCGACGTCGTCACCGACACGCTCTCCCAGCGCCCGGCCCCGATGGCGGCCCTGCTGCACGGAGTCCTGTTCAGCCGGATCGCGCCGCCGAAGTCGGTCCGCCGCAAGATCACGACCCGCGCGCTGGTGATCGGCCACCAGGGTGACCCGATCCACCCGTTCGGCGACGCGGACACCCTCGCCGTCGACATGCCGGACGCGGAGTTCGTCCAGGCCCGCAGCCCGGTGGAGCTGAGGTTCGACCCGACCCGGCTGTCGGACGCGATCCGCGACTTCGCCGCGACCTGCTACGAGGACTGAGGCTGGGCCAGACCCGCGACCGGGCCGATCACGATCACCGCGGGCGGCCGGACTCCCGAAGCCGCCGCGTCGGTGACCACCGTGTCCAAAGTGGACCGCAGGGCGCGCTGGGTGCGCATCGTGCCGTCTTCGACGATCGCCACCGGGGTGTCGGCCGGGCGGCCGCCGTCCAGCAGGGCCTTGGCGAACTGCGGGAGCCGCTCGACGCCCATCATCAGCACGATCGTGCCGCGCATCCGCGCCAGCAGGTCCCAGTCGACCAGCGACCGGTCGTCCCCCGGGGCGACGTGACCCGAGACCACCACGACCTCGTGCGCGACGCCGCGGTGGGTCACCGGGACGTCCGCCACCGCGGGGACCGCGAACGCGCTCGTGATGCCCGGGACCATCGTCACCGGGACGCCGGCCTCGGCGCAGGCCAGCACCTCCTCGAAGCCGCGGCCGAACAGGTACGGGTCGCCGCCCTTGAGGCGGACGACGAACTTGCCATCCTTGGCCCGCTCGATGAGCGTGCTGTTGATGACGTCCTGGCTGGCCGCGCGGCCGTACGGGATCTTCGCCGCGTCGACGATCTCCACCTCGGGCGCGAGTTCGTCGAGCAGCTCGCGGGGCGCCAGGCGGTCGACGACCACGACGTCCGCGCGCGAGAGCAGCCGGCGGCCGCGGACGGTGATCAGTTCCGGGTCGCCGGGGCCGCCGCCGACCAGCGCGACGCCGGGGAGCGTGCCGTCCGGGTGCGGGCGGCGGCCGTCTTCGACCGTGCCCGCGTGCAGGCCGTCCAGGATCGAGTCCCGGACCGCCGCGGACCGCAGGGGCTCACCGCCCGAGAGCACGCCGAACAGCAGCCCGCCGTGGCGGCCGGACGCCGGGGTCACGGCGCTGCCGGACTCACCCTCGTCGGCGCGGACGCAGAACACGCGCTCGCGCTCGGCCTCGGCGCAGATCGCCGCGTTGACCTCGGCGTCGTCGGTGCAGGCCAGCGCGTACCACGCGTCGCGGAGGTCGCCCTCTTCGTAACGGCGTTCATGCCACACGAGCTCACCCGCGTCCACCATGCCCTGCACCGACGGCGTCGTGTGCGGGGACACCAGTTCCACGCGCGCGCCCGCGCGGATGAGCCGGGGCAGCCGGCGCTGGGCCACGGAACCGCCGCCGAACATCACGACGCGGCGGCCGGTCAGCTGGAGGCCGGAGAGGTAGTGCGGGTCGTCCATGGGCGGGAGTTTATTAAGGCACCGGCGCCGCACCAGCCAGGCGTGCGAAGAGTCACCGTTCGAGCAGGGCCAGCAGGTCGGTGTTGCCGAACATCTTCGCCGTGTCGAGCGCCGACGGCTGCCCCGCGCCCGGCTCGGCGCCGCCGTCGAGCAGGGCGCGCACGACGTCCGGCTCGTTCTTGAAGACGGCGCCCGCCAGCGGGCTCTGGCCGCGGTCGTTCTGACGGTTCGGGTCGGCGCCGCGTTCGATCAGGGCGGTCACCGTGTCGGCGTGGCCGTGGTAGGCGGCCAGCATGACCAGGGTGTCGCCGCTGTCGTTGGTGAGGTTGGCCGGGATTCCCCGGTCGACGTACGCGGCCAGCTCCGCGGTCCGGCCCTCGCGCGCGAACCTGAAGATCTTGGCCCACAGCGCCAGCATCTCCGGCGTGAACTCCTCGTCACTCATGGGGTGAGGCTCTCACGAAACCCGGAACACCGGCCCGCGCGCGGGGAACGGCAGCCGCGCGCCGCGGGGCACCAGGTACGCGTGCTCGCGCCGCGGCCGCACGTGGTCGCACCGCGCGTCGGTGATGATCAGGATCGGCCCGTCCGGTGGGAAGTCCGGCGCGCGCTGGAGCAGGTCGACGCCGGGCTGCAGGATCGTGCCACCGCGGCCGCGCACCTTGACGCGGCCGGCGATGTCCTCGACGGCGAGATACCCGGCGTCGTAGGCGACGGCGTCGCAGAACACCACCCGCGCGGCCGGGACGTCGCGGGCCATCGCGTAGGAGGCGATCGCGCCCAGCGCCTTGCCGAGCAGCTCGGCGTTCATCGAGCCGGACGTGTCCAGCACGACGCCGAAGGTGGCGCGCTTGTCCAGCTGCTCGGGCCGCACCTTGCCCGGGCGCGGGATGTCCGGCGTCGACGTCTGGCGGCGTGACGCCCGGGCGTAGCTGCGCACCGGCAGCTCGACGCGGACGTGCTCGTCGAACCAGCGTGCCAGCTGGGCGTCCCACGGCAGCGGCGGGTGCTCGAGGGCCCGGATCTCCTGCTCCAGCCCGGCCGGCAGCAGGCCGCGGCCCTGGTTGTGGTGGTATTCCAGCCCCTGGGTGAGCCCGCGGCGGTAGAACTCGTCGAGGTCGACGCCGTGGACGCGGTCCGTCCACGGCATGGGCCGGGGCTCACCGCGGCGCGACGACCGGCGCTGCGCGGCGTCGGGCTCGGACAGCCAGCCGCCCAGGACGTCCCCGGCCTCGCGGCCACCGAGAGTCTGCAGCTTGCGGGCGCGCCGGAGGTCGGTCGTGAGCGTGTCGTACACCGACTCGGCCGACAGGCCGGTCAGCTGCGGGTCGTGCAGCGTGCCCTCGGGCAGTTCGCCGACGGCCATCGCGACCAGCCAGCCGTTGATCACGTAGTCGCAGGCGACGTTCCACAGGTACGGGTCGCGCCCGAGCGCGCGGCGGTCGTGGCGCAGCGCGGCGTGCAGCATCTCGTGCGCCAGCACGAACCGCCATTCCGGCGCGGTCAGGGCCGCGTGCGGGTTGACGTAGATCTCGCCGTGCTCGGCGTCGACCGCGGCCACGGCGATGTCCCAGGCCCGGACGACCTCGGCGTCGGCGATCAGGGTGAAGCCCGCGGCCAGCGCGCCGAGCAGCGGGAACGACGAGACGAACCACTCCAGCGCGCGGTCCCACTCCCCCAGCGTCCGCCGGTGGCGGGTCTGCCCGCGCGCGTCCGCGGCGCGTTCCATCGCGTCGGTGGCCGACGCGATCAGCCCGCGGGCGAACCGCTCGGTCCACGGCTCGGGCTTCCCGTTGTATCGGAGGTGCCAGCGGCTCGGCGGTGGTCCGAGCCGCAGGCACGGCCGCGCGCCGCCGGTGCCGAGCCCCGTGAACGGCCCGGGGACGCCGGTTTCGCGCCACGCGCGGGTCAAGGAGAACTCGTCGCCACCCGGGAGTTCCGGGAGCAGCACGATGGGTTCGCCGACGTGGACCGCCTCGGCGAACCGGTGGACGGCCACACAGCACGCGGCGCCGTACGACGCGTCGATCTCCCGGACGGGGGTGACGGTCTCGGCGTCGGTCAGCGTCTCTTCGTCGAGGTGGCCGAGGCCGAGGTGCAGCAGCAGGTGCGCGAACACCCACGCCCACTCCGCGGGCACGGCGTCGCGGGCGCGGTTGGCCGTGATCACCCCGCGGTCGCTGACGACGGCCCAGCCGCCGACGCCGGTCAGGCTCTCCTTGTCGAGGCTCGCACCGCGCGTCAGGTGGTCGAGCACGGTGTGCTCGCGGGCCAGGGCCCAGCCGGCGTCGATCGCCTTGGCCCGCCGTTCGCGGCGCTTGGCCTCGGCCTGCGCGCCGCTCACGCGCGCGCGTCCACGAGCCGGGGCAGGTCGCGGGCGGCCTCGACGAGGAACCACGACGGCAGCCGAGGGTGGCCCGCCTCGTCGTCGGCGATGACCAGCTGGGCCATCTCGAGGGAGATCTCGGCCAGCTCGACGAGCAGGCTCTTCGCGCGGAACGCGAACTGGCGCACCGCGGCCGACGCGTGCCGCTTGTCCGCGGGCAGGTCCTTGACCAGCCGCGCGCGGAACGTCTCGGCGAGGAAGTACAGCAGGTCCCGGTCGCCGGGCTCGGCGGGCCAGCGGGCGTCCCCCTTGACGATGGCTTCGAGGTCGAAGGCGTGCCGGGCCACCTTGAGGTACGCGCGGAACGAGCCGGCGTGCTGCGGGGTGAGCGTGGCGTAGGCCAGCAGCGCGATCGTCTCGTCGTCGGCGGCGTCGCCGTACGAGTGCAGCAGGTCCGACAGCATGTGCCAGGACCGCGGCGTCGAGAAGGGCTCTTCGGTCTTCGGCGGCGGGCTCCACAGGTGGTCCGGGCGCTGGGTCAGGTACTCGACGACCGAAGGGTGGATGTCGTGGCTCATCGCCCAGGTCAGCCAGTCGGCGGGCGAGGCGCGCAGGTGCACGTGGACGAGCCGGTTGACCAGCGCGGACGCCATCGGGCGCGCGAGGGCCTGGTCGGTGGCGCGGTTGCCGGCGCCGATCACGACCGAGCCCGCCGGCAGCTCGTACGAGCCGATGCGGCGGTCGAGGATGAGCGAGTAGAACGCCTTCTGGACGTCGGGCGCGGCGGCGTTCAGCTCGTCCAGGAACAAGCAGTACGGCTCGTCGCGGGCGATCTGCTCCGGCGGGCAGAACCGGCTGCGGCCGTCGACGATCTGCGGGACGCCGATCAGGTCCTCGGGCGCGAGCTGGGTGCCGAGCAGCGAGACGCAGTCGAGGCCGAGCGACGCCGCGAATTCCCGGACCAGGGAAGACTTCCCGATGCCCGGCGCGCCCCACAGGAACACCGGCCGCACGACGGCGGCGGTGAGCAGGACTTCGGGCAGCTGGGCGGGCGTGACCGTGAGCTGGGCGTGCACGTGCGGACCTCCTGGTGTCAGGACATCCGGTGCGACGCCCCCTTTCGCAGGCTCATGATCGCGCGCCCGCCCAGCCGCGCGCACCTGGTTTTCAGCTGGCGCGTCCCGCTGCCGGATACGGCAGCAGGGCCATCTCCCGCGCGTTCTTGATCGCCGTGGCGACCTGTTTCTGTTGCTGCGGCGTCAACCCCGTCACCCGGCGGGCCCGGATCTTGCCGCGGTCGGAGACGAACTTCCGCAGCAGGTCGACGTCCTTCCAGTCGACAAGCGTGATCCGGTGGGCGTGCAGCAAGTTCACCTTGCGCTTGACCGGGCGGTCCCGGGTCGGCTTCGGCATCCGGCTCACCAGCTCGACTTCGTGACGCCGGGCAGCTCACCGTGGTGGGCGGCCTGGCGCATCTTCACCCGTGACAGCCCGAACTTGCGCAGGTACCCGCGCGGGCGGCCGTCGGCCGTGTCCCGGTTGCGGATCCGCGTCGGGCTCGCGTCGCGCGGCAGCTTCTGCAGCGCGACGACCGCCGCTCCCTTGTCCTCGGCGGACGCCGACGGCGAGGCGATGACGGCCTTCAGCGCTCGACGGCGTTCGACGTACCGCGCCGCGATCACCTTTCGCTGCTCGTTCTTCGCGATCTTCGACTTCTTCGCCATCAGCGCTCTTCCTTGAACTCGACGTGCTCGCGCGCGACCGGGTCGTACTTGCGCAGGACCATCCGGTCCGGGTTGTTGCGGCGGTTCTTCTTCGTGACGTACGTGTAGCCGGTCCCCGCGGTCGACCGCAGCTTGACGACCGGCCGGATGTCGGTGCTCTTCGCCATCAGAACTTCATCCCTTTCGCCTTCAGTTCGGCCACGACGGCCTCGATCCCGCGCTTGTCGATCGTCTTCATCCCCTTGACGGAGACGCGCAGCCGCACCCAGCGGCGCTCGCCGGGCACGAAGTAGCGGCGGTTCTGCAGGTTCGGTTCCCAGCGCCGGGACGTGCGGCGGTGCGAGTGCGAGACCTGCTTGCCGTACCCCGGCTTGCGGCCGGTGACCTGGCACACGGCGGACACGGACCCTCCCAAGTTGATAGTGGTTGTCGTTTTCATCTACTCTACGCACCGTACCCGGCCCGTATTCCTGGAGCTCTTGTGACCCCTGATCCCCGCGTCCCGCTCGTCCTCGTCAGCGGCCTCGCCCCGGGCGCGAACGCCACGCTCGCCGAGCTGCTGCGCGTCGCCGAGCCCGGGACCGCCGTCGTCCACCACGACCTGCGCGACATCCACTCCGGCGTCGTCCGCCGCCGCCTGCGGCTCGAGCAGCGCGACCAGCTGACCGTCCTCGAACTGGCGCACGGCTGCGTGTCCTGCACCCTGCGCGAGGACCTGCTCCCGCTGCTGCGGCACCTCGCCCGGATGCCGCAGGTGCGGCGGATCGTCGTCCGGCTCGACGAGGCCATGGAGCCCGAGCCGGTGAGCTGGGCGATCCGCAACGTCCTGGTCGGCGACCACCCGGTGCACGACGACGTCGACCTGCGCGCCGTGCTCACGGTCGTCGACTGCGCGACCTGGCTCGCCGACGCGACCGGCGACGACGCCCTGGCCGAGCGCAACCTGCAGGCCAGCCCGGAGGACGACCGGACCGTCGCCCAGGTGGCGCTCTCCCAGGTCGAGTTCGCCGACGTCCTCGTGCTGGCCGGCGCGGCGACCGACGCGTGGGGCGCGGCCAAGGCGTCCGCCGTCCTCGACCGCGTCGCGCCGTCGACCCCGCGGGTCGAGCTGAGCCGGGTGGACGGGCACAGCGTGCTCGACGCCGTCCCGGCCGGCGCGCGCCGCGGCGAGGTCACCGACATGCACGGCGCCCTGCTGCGCGGCCAGCCGCCGCTGCACGCGGATTGCGGCATCGGGCTGGTCACCTTCACCGCCGAGCGGCCGTTCCACCCGCAGCGGCTGCACGACGCGCTCGACGTCCTGCTCGACGGCGTCGTCCGCACCCGCGGCCGCGCTTGGGTGGCCAGCCAGCCGGACGTCGCGTTCTGGATCGAGTCGGCCGGCGGCGGGCTCGGCATCGGGCACGCCGGGCCGTGGCTCGCCTCGCCGGAGGGTCCGGAGTGGACGGACGTCTCCCCCGAGCGCCGCACCCTGGCGTCCCTGCGCTGGCACCCCGTGCACGGCGACCGCGCGCAGGAGCTGGTCGTGGTGACGGACCAGACAACGCCCGACGAGATCGACGCGGCCCTGCGCGGCGCTCTACTGACCGACGAGGAACTGAGAGCCGGCCCCGAGGCGTGGGAGCGCTATCCCGATCCGTTCGGCGACTGGCACGAAGAACCCTGCGAAGACACCGAAACCGACCCGGCGCGGCACGACGCGACCGCGGCGAACCGAAAGGAAGACCAGTGAAACCAGGCATCCACCCCGACTACCACCCCGTGGTCTTCAAGGACTCGTCCACCGGCGACGCGTTCCTGACCCGCTCCACCGCCACGTCGGACAAGACGATCGAGTGGTCCGACGGGCAGACGTACCCGCTGGTGCAGGTCGACATCAGCTCGTGGTCGCACCCGTTCTGGACCGGCACCCAGCGGATCATGGACAGCGCCGGCCAGGTCGAGAAGTTCCACCGCCGTTACGGGAAGCGGGGTACGCGCTGATGGCCGTCCCCAAGCGCAGGAAGTCGCGCAGCAACACCCGTGCCCGGCGGTCGCAGTGGAAAGCCGCGGTCCCGGATCTGGTGCCGATCAAGGTCGACGGCGAGACGCAGCTCGTCCCCCGCCGGCTGATCCGCCACTTCCACTCGTGAGCGTCCCGGTCACCGTGCTCTCGGGCTTCCTGGGAGCGGGCAAGACGACGTTGCTCAACCACATCCTCGCCAACCGCGAGGGCCTGCGGGTCGCGGTGATCGTCAACGACATGAGCGAGGTGAACATCGACGCCGCGCTCGTGCGCTCGCAGGAGCGTCTGGTGGAACTGACCAACGGGTGCATCTGTTGCACCCTGCGGGAGGACCTCCTGGAGGAGGTGGCAGCGCTCTGCGCGGACGACCGCTTCGACCACGTGCTCATCGAGTCGAGCGGGATCTCCGAGCCGATGCCGGTGGCCGCGACGTTCACGTTCCTGGACGCCCTCGCTCGCCTGGACACCATGGTGACAGTGGTGGACGCGGCGAACTTCGCCCGGGAACTGGCGGCCGGAGACTCCCTCGTGGAGCGCCGGCTGGACCAGTACCCGGGCGACGAGCGGACGGTGAGCGACCTGCTGATGGACCAGGTCGAGTTCGCGGATGTGCTGCTGCTGAACAAGACCGACCTCGTCTCACCGGACGACGCGGCGCTGCTGGTCGCGGTGCTCCGGCGGCTCAACCCGGCGGCCGACGTCGTGACCGGCAGCTTCGGGAAGGTGCCGCTGGAGCGGGTGTTCGGCACGGGCCGCTACGACGTCCTGCGCGCACAGGAGGCGCCGGGCTGGGTCGCCGAGCTGAACGGCGACCACGTGCCGGAGACCGAGGAGTACGGCATCTCGAGCGTCGTGTTCCGCGCGTCCCGGGCCTTCGACCCGGCGCGCCTGTGGGACTTCGTCGCCCGGCGGCTGGACTCCGGCGAGTTCGGGACGGTGTTGCGTTCCAAGGGGTTCTTCACGCTGGCGTCCCGGCCCGGGGTGACCGGGCTCTGGTCCCAAGCTGGGACGGTGGCGCGGTTCGAGCCGCAAGGCGTGGCGGAGGAGCCGCGGCAGGAACTGGTGTTCATCGGCGTCGACCTGGCGGGTGAGGCGCTGCTGGGCGCGCTGCGGGCGTGCCTGGGTGACGTCGCGAGCGGCCCGGACCCGTTCCCGGACTGGGAACCCCTCCACGGCCACTGAGCCGGTCTGCCGCGGCTTGTCGTGAGTGTTTAGGGCGGTTCTAACCGCCCTGAACACTCACGACGGGACGGGCGCGGCGGGTGCGTCAGTGGTCGTCGTAGTGGTCTTCGTGCGGCGCGTGGCGGTGGCCGTCGTGGAGGTAGTCGACGTGCTCGCCGTGCGGGACCGCGACGTGGCCGCAGCCTTCGCCGTGGGTGTGGTCGTGGCCCGCGTGCGGGACGTGGCCGGCGATCTCGCACTCGTCGAAGTGCCCGTCGTGCGCGCGGTGCAGGTGCCCCTCGTGCGCGTAGTCCACGTGGTCGCCGTGCGGGACCGCCGCGTGGCCGCAGCCTTCGCCGTGGACGTGGTCGTGGCCTGCGTGCTCGACGTGCGGGATGGTCATCGGGCGTTCCTCCGGTGATGCGCTCTGCTGCATATGTCCACTTCGGACGCTAACACCGGGTGACCGCGCCGACCGGGCGAAAGCTCCCACCTCACCCGATAGGTCCGAGTTGATCAACCCAGGTTTATCAGTCTAGGTTGACGAATGTGACGGACGAGGAGCTGCTCCAGGCGAGCACCGACCTGCGCGTCGCCCTGGGCCGGCTGGTCCGGCGGCTGCGCCAGGGGTACGTCGTCGGCGAACTGACCCTGCCCGAACGTTCGGTGCTCTCGCGGCTCGACCGGGAAGGCCCGGCCACGCCGGGGTGCCTCGCCGACCTCGAACGGGTCAAGCCGCAGGCCATGGGCGTGACGCTCGCCGGGCTGGTCGAGCGCGGGCTCGTCGTGCGCCGCAAGGACGACAGCGACGGCCGCAAGGTCCTCATGTCGGTGACCGACGCCGGCGTCCAGCTGCTCACCGACCGGCGGTCGGTGACCACCGAGCGGATGGCCACCGCGCTGGCCGAGCGGTTCACCCCGGCCGAGCAGCGCAAGCTGATCGCGGCGATCCCGCTGGTCGAGCGGCTGGCGGACGCCCTGTGACGGGCACCGGAACGCCGAACCGCTACAAGTGGGTCGCGCTCTCCAACACCACGCTCGGCGTGCTGATGTCGGCGCTCGACGGCTCGATCGTGATCATCTCGCTGCCCGCGATCTTCCGCGGCATCGGC is a window from the Amycolatopsis sp. NBC_00355 genome containing:
- a CDS encoding MarR family winged helix-turn-helix transcriptional regulator — encoded protein: MTDEELLQASTDLRVALGRLVRRLRQGYVVGELTLPERSVLSRLDREGPATPGCLADLERVKPQAMGVTLAGLVERGLVVRRKDDSDGRKVLMSVTDAGVQLLTDRRSVTTERMATALAERFTPAEQRKLIAAIPLVERLADAL